The nucleotide sequence CCGAACTCGACGAAGGCGACGGGATCCTGGTCCTCACCGACGTCTACGGCGCCACGCCAAGCAACACGCTGTGCCGCCTGCTGGAGCCGGCGCACATCGAGGGGGTCTCCGGCGTCAACCTGCCGATGCTGCTCAAGGCCCTCAATTACCGCGAGACGCTGACGCTGACGCAACTCGTCGAGCGCATCGTCGAAGGCGGGCGCAACAGCATCAACCACATTTCCGAGACCATGTGCAATGCAGCAACGGGACG is from Thiobacillus denitrificans ATCC 25259 and encodes:
- a CDS encoding PTS sugar transporter subunit IIA, with translation MIGILIVAHGSLADSLVECATHVLGLQPSGLATLDFIGHADPDERERALQARLAELDEGDGILVLTDVYGATPSNTLCRLLEPAHIEGVSGVNLPMLLKALNYRETLTLTQLVERIVEGGRNSINHISETMCNAATGR